One part of the Granulicella arctica genome encodes these proteins:
- a CDS encoding ArnT family glycosyltransferase, protein MTHPASIPSSSPRIVKIVQALLLLLAAVLLILYTLHLTADFPNHSPWMDWAKYTDEGWYGDAAIRHYLRGRWYVYGDFNPAAALPVWPALELAVFHFTGVSVIAARALTVAVFGLTLLASYCLMRRWRQSQPRSLAPAIAVLLLAASPFCYAFTRMAILEPLLILLTLLALLSASFVSASVARSSRLRRHLPTLALGILIPLMVLTKTTAVFLLPSVAWLLWASTGYSIRPFLRVALPAGTIAATLWASYFVFIVRPHFLEDYRYLFSANGYTGITLANAWTAISDTVKDGLWLGQILYPLALAAVAVALIVFRRRIPPLQLALILWAAGYAAFLAYHNNLQPRYYLVLVVPLTLLVPLVIEELLARLRKPELTLRFLTWTAVLLLIALPEAIQTLQYVRNPEYTFASAAAEVRQIIAANPSQNPLVLSISGSDLSLMTGLPSICDDFGTMDLPERVATYRPGWYVAWNQVEDDKMEALAPLYRLHRVAEFPVMDDPDRNLLILYRLDPATTEPPPHRKRKPIPRLLQTKLGQQPSVTQLEH, encoded by the coding sequence TTGACGCATCCTGCCTCCATCCCGTCGAGCTCGCCCAGGATCGTGAAGATCGTCCAGGCGCTGCTCCTGCTCCTTGCTGCGGTCCTCCTCATCCTGTACACCCTGCATCTCACCGCCGACTTTCCCAACCACTCGCCCTGGATGGATTGGGCGAAGTACACCGACGAGGGCTGGTACGGCGATGCTGCCATCCGCCACTATCTCCGCGGCCGCTGGTATGTCTACGGCGACTTCAACCCCGCTGCCGCCCTCCCCGTCTGGCCCGCCTTGGAACTCGCGGTCTTCCACTTCACCGGAGTCAGTGTCATCGCGGCCCGCGCGCTCACCGTCGCTGTCTTCGGCCTTACGCTCCTCGCCTCTTATTGCCTCATGCGCCGCTGGCGGCAGAGCCAACCTCGCTCGCTCGCTCCAGCCATCGCCGTCCTTCTGCTCGCCGCCAGCCCCTTCTGTTACGCCTTCACCCGTATGGCGATCCTCGAGCCGCTCCTTATTCTCCTCACCCTCCTCGCGCTCCTCAGCGCATCCTTCGTGTCAGCCTCCGTAGCCCGATCCAGCCGCCTCCGCCGCCATCTGCCGACTCTGGCCCTGGGCATCCTCATCCCGCTGATGGTCCTCACCAAGACCACCGCCGTCTTTCTTCTTCCCTCCGTCGCATGGCTGCTCTGGGCCTCCACCGGATACAGCATCCGTCCCTTCCTCCGAGTCGCCTTGCCCGCAGGAACCATCGCCGCGACTCTCTGGGCCAGTTACTTCGTCTTCATCGTCCGCCCGCACTTTCTTGAGGACTACCGATACCTCTTCAGCGCCAATGGCTACACCGGCATCACCCTGGCGAACGCCTGGACTGCCATCAGCGATACCGTCAAAGATGGCCTCTGGCTCGGCCAGATCCTCTATCCGCTCGCGCTCGCCGCCGTTGCCGTCGCCCTCATCGTCTTTCGCCGCCGCATCCCCCCGCTCCAGCTCGCACTCATCCTCTGGGCCGCCGGATACGCCGCCTTCCTCGCCTACCACAACAACCTGCAGCCCCGGTACTACCTCGTCCTCGTTGTACCTCTCACGCTCCTCGTCCCGCTCGTCATCGAGGAGCTCCTCGCTCGCCTCCGCAAGCCGGAACTAACCCTCCGTTTCCTCACCTGGACGGCCGTCCTCCTCCTCATCGCTCTACCCGAAGCCATCCAGACTCTCCAATACGTCCGTAACCCGGAGTACACCTTCGCCAGCGCCGCCGCCGAGGTCCGCCAGATCATCGCCGCTAACCCCTCGCAGAACCCCCTCGTCCTCTCCATCAGCGGCTCCGACCTGTCCCTCATGACCGGCCTGCCCTCTATCTGCGACGACTTCGGCACCATGGACCTCCCCGAACGCGTCGCCACCTACCGGCCCGGCTGGTACGTCGCCTGGAACCAGGTCGAAGACGACAAGATGGAGGCTCTCGCACCCCTCTATCGCCTCCATCGGGTCGCCGAATTCCCCGTCATGGACGACCCCGACCGCAACCTGCTCATCCTCTACCGTCTCGATCCCGCCACCACCGAGCCGCCACCCCATCGCAAGCGAAAGCCTATCCCGCGCCTCCTCCAGACGAAACTCGGCCAGCAGCCCAGCGTCACCCAGCTCGAGCACTGA
- a CDS encoding TonB family protein, with amino-acid sequence MWLLVAVGWVGLTGVSGSAQGAAAKAPAAVKQADAEMDGAEALIGRALFLRGFYSENDLSYDASGKVQGTPKTGDWTLAGMDVLQVQRRGAQVIELDGVRVAIRYNPDSHQFERHAQNDEKMKVRVADAGSAAGFEAALEVIFAQGIDPELQHAMPAMWQHYFNPGLGWPQDALTGQTIYALNGLPNQAKDVTPPSVLHKQDSKLTGEAEKDRVSGVLQLRMVVDAQGVPQRIEVARPLGYGLDERAVEAIARWRFTPAMRGGQPVAAAMLLNYSFEVAAPPRR; translated from the coding sequence GTGTGGCTACTGGTAGCTGTGGGCTGGGTGGGGTTGACTGGGGTGTCAGGGTCGGCCCAGGGGGCAGCGGCGAAGGCTCCGGCGGCTGTGAAACAGGCTGATGCGGAGATGGATGGGGCGGAGGCGTTGATCGGGAGGGCCTTGTTTTTGCGGGGATTTTATTCGGAGAACGACCTGAGCTATGACGCTTCGGGAAAGGTTCAGGGCACTCCGAAGACGGGCGACTGGACGCTGGCGGGGATGGACGTGTTGCAGGTGCAGCGGCGGGGAGCGCAGGTAATCGAGCTGGATGGGGTGCGGGTGGCGATCCGGTATAACCCGGACAGCCATCAGTTTGAGCGGCATGCGCAGAACGACGAGAAGATGAAGGTGCGGGTGGCGGATGCGGGGAGCGCGGCGGGGTTTGAAGCGGCGTTGGAGGTAATCTTCGCTCAAGGGATCGATCCAGAGTTGCAACATGCGATGCCTGCCATGTGGCAGCACTACTTCAATCCGGGGCTGGGATGGCCACAGGATGCGCTGACGGGGCAGACGATTTATGCGCTCAATGGGCTGCCGAATCAGGCAAAGGATGTGACGCCGCCGAGTGTGCTGCACAAGCAGGATTCGAAGCTGACCGGCGAGGCCGAGAAGGATCGGGTGAGTGGCGTTCTGCAACTGCGGATGGTGGTGGATGCGCAGGGTGTACCGCAGCGGATCGAGGTGGCGCGGCCGCTGGGGTACGGTCTGGACGAACGAGCGGTGGAGGCGATTGCCAGGTGGCGATTTACCCCGGCGATGCGCGGAGGGCAGCCGGTGGCAGCGGCGATGCTGCTGAACTACAGCTTCGAGGTTGCAGCTCCGCCTCGCCGGTAA
- the rplM gene encoding 50S ribosomal protein L13 has translation MSTTIPSGKDIKRKWFVVDASGKTLGRLATRAASILAGKDNVLYTPYIDVGDHVIVINAEKIVLTGLKSDSKLYRRYTGFPGGLREESFVKLLARRPEAIVEQAVKGMLPKSKMGRQMATKLKVYKGAQHPHAAQQPEPLDFHASNAPKA, from the coding sequence ATGTCGACCACCATTCCGAGCGGTAAAGATATCAAGCGCAAGTGGTTCGTTGTGGACGCCAGCGGCAAGACCCTCGGCCGCCTCGCCACCCGCGCAGCTAGCATCCTCGCCGGCAAAGACAACGTGCTCTACACCCCCTACATCGATGTAGGCGATCACGTCATCGTCATCAACGCCGAGAAGATCGTGCTCACCGGCCTCAAGTCGGACAGCAAGCTCTATCGCCGCTACACCGGCTTCCCCGGTGGTCTTCGCGAAGAGTCCTTCGTCAAGCTCCTCGCTCGTCGCCCCGAGGCGATCGTCGAGCAGGCCGTCAAGGGTATGCTTCCCAAGTCCAAGATGGGCCGCCAGATGGCTACCAAGCTCAAGGTCTACAAGGGCGCGCAGCATCCGCACGCCGCGCAGCAGCCAGAGCCTCTTGACTTCCACGCGTCCAACGCTCCCAAGGCGTAG
- the rpsI gene encoding 30S ribosomal protein S9, translated as MAELVQYYGTGRRKSSIARVFLRPGSGNFVVNKKDVDVYFVTAQQRAAAKRSLGIADIGETFDVFTTVKGGGVMGQADAVKLGIARALMEFNPELRKALKAEGLVTRDSRGKERKKYGQKGARARFQFSKR; from the coding sequence ATGGCAGAGTTAGTTCAGTACTACGGAACCGGCCGTCGCAAGTCCTCGATCGCGCGTGTCTTCCTGCGCCCCGGCAGCGGCAACTTCGTCGTCAACAAGAAGGACGTTGACGTCTACTTCGTCACCGCCCAGCAGCGCGCAGCCGCCAAGCGGTCCCTCGGTATCGCCGACATCGGCGAGACCTTCGACGTATTCACCACCGTCAAGGGTGGCGGCGTCATGGGTCAGGCCGACGCGGTCAAGCTCGGCATCGCCCGCGCGCTCATGGAGTTCAACCCCGAGCTCCGCAAGGCGCTCAAGGCAGAAGGCCTCGTTACCCGCGACTCGCGCGGCAAGGAGCGCAAGAAGTACGGTCAGAAGGGTGCACGTGCACGCTTCCAGTTCTCGAAGCGATAG
- the rpsB gene encoding 30S ribosomal protein S2 yields the protein MANITMKELLEAGVHFGHQTKRWNPKMKEYIFGERNGIYIIDLQKTLKMFKEASKFVTDLTSTGKLILFVGTKRQAQDAIAEEANRAGMPYINSRWLGGLLTNWVTVQKSVKRLQELDDMSTDGRYELLTKKEVIKLERERKHLSTNLSGIKSMKRLPDAIFVVDSNNEAIAVAEARKLGIPVVAVVDTNCDPTVVDYVIPGNDDALRAIRLFTTKIADSAAEGVQMVSERAFATEVADVQQTEVAPEHVGEDGEIILDAATAEVHESAGIAEASVEDDENVDLDAVLGGGIRKAPVASESEPEVETVHAETVA from the coding sequence TTGGCCAATATCACTATGAAAGAACTGCTCGAAGCTGGCGTTCACTTCGGGCATCAGACCAAGCGCTGGAACCCCAAGATGAAGGAATACATCTTCGGCGAGCGCAACGGCATTTACATCATCGACCTTCAGAAGACCCTCAAGATGTTCAAAGAGGCTTCCAAGTTCGTCACCGATCTGACCTCCACCGGCAAGCTCATCCTCTTCGTCGGTACCAAGCGCCAGGCGCAGGATGCCATCGCTGAAGAGGCGAACCGCGCTGGCATGCCCTACATCAACAGCCGCTGGCTGGGTGGTCTCCTCACCAACTGGGTCACCGTGCAGAAGTCGGTCAAGCGCCTCCAGGAGCTCGACGACATGTCGACCGATGGCCGCTATGAGCTGCTCACCAAGAAGGAAGTCATCAAGCTCGAGCGCGAACGCAAGCATCTCTCGACCAACCTCTCGGGTATCAAGAGCATGAAGCGCCTCCCCGACGCCATCTTCGTTGTTGACTCCAACAACGAAGCCATCGCCGTCGCGGAAGCCCGCAAGCTCGGCATCCCGGTCGTCGCAGTCGTCGATACCAACTGCGATCCTACTGTTGTCGACTACGTAATCCCCGGCAACGACGACGCTCTCCGCGCCATCCGCCTCTTCACAACGAAGATCGCCGATTCGGCTGCCGAAGGCGTTCAGATGGTCTCCGAGCGCGCCTTCGCGACCGAGGTTGCTGACGTCCAGCAGACCGAAGTTGCTCCCGAGCACGTCGGCGAAGACGGCGAGATCATCCTCGATGCCGCTACCGCCGAGGTCCACGAGTCCGCAGGCATCGCCGAAGCCTCTGTCGAAGATGACGAGAACGTCGATCTCGACGCCGTCCTCGGCGGCGGAATTCGCAAGGCACCCGTCGCCTCTGAGTCCGAGCCGGAAGTCGAAACGGTTCACGCTGAGACCGTCGCGTAA
- a CDS encoding translation elongation factor Ts — MTTATETPKIDAKLVKELREKSGAPMGDCLKALQEAKGDMEDAFVVLRKRGMASAAKKASRSTNEGAVGTYIHAGGKIGVLVELNCESDFVARTEDFQELLRDIAMHIAAVDPRFVSREDVTEADIEREKEVYRAQAAASGKPANIIEKMLEGKLAKFYEEFCLLDQPFIKEQSQTISQLIASKVAKLGENISIRRFARFKVGAPDWTVATTKAAAEEASA, encoded by the coding sequence ATGACCACCGCTACCGAAACCCCGAAGATCGACGCAAAGCTTGTCAAGGAACTCCGCGAGAAGTCCGGCGCCCCCATGGGCGACTGTCTCAAGGCCTTGCAGGAGGCCAAAGGCGATATGGAAGATGCGTTCGTCGTCCTCCGCAAGCGCGGCATGGCCTCGGCCGCCAAGAAGGCCTCCCGCTCCACCAATGAGGGCGCGGTCGGCACATACATCCACGCCGGCGGCAAGATCGGCGTCCTCGTCGAGCTCAACTGCGAGTCCGACTTCGTCGCCCGCACCGAGGACTTTCAGGAGCTCCTCCGCGACATCGCCATGCACATCGCCGCCGTCGATCCTCGCTTCGTCAGTCGCGAGGACGTCACCGAGGCCGACATCGAGCGCGAGAAGGAAGTCTATCGTGCCCAGGCCGCCGCATCCGGCAAGCCCGCCAACATCATCGAGAAGATGCTCGAGGGCAAGCTCGCCAAGTTCTACGAGGAGTTCTGCCTGCTCGACCAGCCCTTCATCAAGGAGCAGTCGCAGACCATCTCGCAGCTCATCGCCTCGAAGGTCGCCAAGCTCGGTGAGAACATCTCCATCCGCCGCTTCGCCCGCTTCAAGGTAGGCGCACCCGATTGGACCGTCGCGACCACCAAGGCCGCTGCCGAAGAAGCCTCTGCATAA
- the pyrH gene encoding UMP kinase, which yields MYKRVLLKLSGEALAAGKGFGIDAVFIHKIAAEIAAVHAAGCEIAIVVGGGNFFRGVAQQAIDMDRVAADHMGMLSTVINAIALQDAIEKLGLFCRVMSAIEMHQVAEPYIRRRAMRHLEKRRIVIFAAGTGNPYFSTDTAASLRAMEIKADVLLKATSVDGIYSADPKLDPTATKYEEISYMDILKLNLRVMDQTAVSLLKDNNLPSIVFSMKVPGNIVRVVNGEKLGSLIIP from the coding sequence ATGTACAAAAGAGTCCTCCTCAAGCTCTCTGGAGAAGCCCTAGCCGCAGGTAAGGGCTTCGGCATCGACGCCGTCTTCATTCACAAAATCGCCGCCGAGATCGCCGCCGTTCACGCCGCCGGCTGCGAGATTGCCATCGTCGTTGGCGGAGGCAATTTCTTCCGTGGCGTCGCCCAGCAAGCCATCGACATGGATCGCGTCGCCGCCGATCACATGGGCATGCTCTCCACCGTCATCAACGCGATTGCCCTCCAGGACGCCATCGAAAAGCTCGGCCTCTTCTGCCGCGTCATGTCCGCCATCGAGATGCACCAGGTCGCCGAGCCCTACATCCGCCGCCGCGCCATGCGCCACCTCGAAAAACGCCGTATCGTCATCTTCGCCGCCGGCACCGGCAATCCCTACTTCTCCACCGACACCGCCGCCAGCCTCCGGGCGATGGAGATCAAGGCCGACGTCCTCCTCAAGGCCACCTCCGTCGACGGTATCTACTCTGCCGACCCCAAGCTCGACCCCACCGCGACGAAGTACGAGGAAATCAGCTACATGGACATCCTCAAACTCAACCTCCGCGTCATGGACCAGACCGCCGTCTCCCTCCTGAAAGACAACAATCTTCCCAGCATCGTCTTCAGCATGAAGGTCCCCGGCAACATTGTTCGCGTCGTCAACGGAGAAAAACTCGGCTCTCTCATCATCCCCTGA
- a CDS encoding acyltransferase family protein yields MAIGRYTQPDSDILPQCVSIPKTQQPSPMPTNQKLSTRKPPLPALTGIRTLLALNIVFFHFTPPHMGYAYPFINNGFVFVGFFILLSGYVLSYNYMDRALTLSPRDFWTARFARLYPIYLLALIVSFQMLEAEWQVRSHAQFWQGILLTPILLQGWSPHLATFWNTVGWTLSCELILYAAFPWIIRTWTRRVPWFNTPARLITLFFSLWIIGLLPHSLYLLLNPDHLATPVNRYSYGFWLRALKYTPPSYICMFLAGITLGKLQLLWKLTHRQRLGIAALGLTAIGLFFYTSVARVPYILLHGGLLLPLFATLTIGLSGTNVIASIFSWRPLLLVGETTFCLYMLHFNSMNMLRDLKLWEHLHLAAFDPWISYATVLLFAFAAHHLVERPARKVILSRFLSKTPALSTPTPAIPESQLTLAQ; encoded by the coding sequence ATGGCTATCGGCCGATACACGCAGCCGGACAGCGACATTCTGCCCCAGTGCGTGTCGATACCCAAGACGCAACAGCCCAGCCCGATGCCGACCAATCAGAAGCTCTCTACCCGCAAGCCGCCTCTACCTGCTCTTACCGGCATCCGGACCCTGCTTGCGCTCAATATCGTCTTCTTCCACTTCACTCCGCCCCACATGGGGTACGCTTACCCCTTTATTAACAACGGCTTCGTCTTCGTCGGCTTCTTTATCCTGCTCTCCGGCTATGTTCTTTCCTATAACTACATGGACCGCGCCCTTACCCTCAGCCCCCGCGACTTCTGGACCGCCCGCTTCGCCCGTCTCTACCCGATCTACCTGCTCGCCCTCATCGTCTCCTTCCAGATGCTCGAGGCGGAGTGGCAGGTCCGCAGTCACGCCCAGTTCTGGCAGGGAATCCTCCTCACCCCCATTCTGCTCCAGGGCTGGAGCCCCCACCTCGCCACCTTCTGGAACACCGTCGGCTGGACGCTCTCCTGCGAGCTCATCCTCTACGCCGCCTTCCCCTGGATCATCCGCACCTGGACCCGCCGCGTCCCCTGGTTCAACACCCCAGCCCGGCTCATCACGCTCTTCTTCAGCCTTTGGATCATCGGCCTTCTCCCCCACTCCCTCTACCTCCTGCTCAATCCGGACCATCTCGCAACCCCAGTCAACCGTTACAGCTACGGCTTCTGGCTCCGCGCCCTCAAGTACACGCCGCCCTCCTACATCTGCATGTTTCTCGCCGGCATCACCCTCGGCAAGCTCCAGCTCCTGTGGAAGCTCACACACCGCCAGCGCCTGGGAATAGCCGCACTCGGCCTTACCGCAATCGGCCTCTTCTTCTATACCTCCGTCGCGCGCGTCCCATACATCCTGCTGCACGGCGGCTTGCTGCTGCCACTCTTCGCCACCCTGACCATCGGCCTCAGCGGAACCAATGTGATCGCTTCCATCTTCTCCTGGCGTCCTCTCTTGCTCGTCGGCGAAACCACCTTCTGCCTCTACATGCTGCACTTCAACTCCATGAATATGCTGCGTGACCTGAAGCTCTGGGAGCACCTCCACCTGGCCGCCTTCGATCCCTGGATCTCCTACGCGACCGTCCTGCTCTTCGCCTTTGCGGCTCATCATCTGGTGGAAAGGCCCGCCCGCAAGGTCATTCTGAGCCGCTTCCTCTCCAAGACACCCGCTCTCTCAACACCAACGCCCGCAATACCCGAATCCCAACTCACGCTCGCCCAGTAA
- a CDS encoding lactonase family protein produces MKLTMMGRIAKASIFSLALGLGLTACSRDYTVAYVYATTAKANPGLIDAYGVDYQSGALVQLADSPIPAGRNPVAIVSATSSKTGNQYLFVLNHDDSTVGSYAVGTDGKLYAENTYNTTGSFPVAAAVDSTGSYLYVAYTYQNAYTTASPGPGGISIFPITYSTSGGSESVALGTASNVNIGNSPVGIIASKYNHFVYVVDAETPSGASPIGEILGFSENTSTGALTPLSGVNITSNLQTVTGLPTATGYTAGVTPSAIAENPLSTFVYVTDKVSNQLIGYIVQADGSLVAMVNGPFTTGQYPVAITIDPRGAYLYVANFNASTLSAYAINTATGTPTNSVGGSTAVGTNPVGVTIEPALGIYLFTANQTDGTVSGEQLSPNNGGLKSIQNTPFPASGLPTAIVSVVNGEHLTSTSVTTPTN; encoded by the coding sequence ATGAAGTTGACTATGATGGGCCGTATTGCAAAGGCCTCGATTTTCTCTCTCGCACTTGGGCTCGGTCTGACGGCATGCAGCCGCGATTACACGGTGGCGTATGTGTACGCGACGACAGCGAAGGCCAACCCTGGGCTGATCGACGCTTACGGAGTCGACTATCAGTCGGGCGCTTTGGTGCAACTGGCTGATTCGCCGATTCCGGCGGGCAGAAACCCGGTGGCAATCGTGTCTGCGACGTCTTCCAAGACCGGTAACCAGTATCTGTTCGTGCTGAACCATGACGATTCGACGGTGGGCAGCTATGCCGTCGGAACGGATGGCAAGCTGTACGCGGAGAACACCTACAACACAACGGGAAGCTTTCCTGTCGCGGCGGCGGTCGATTCGACCGGATCGTACCTGTATGTGGCCTACACGTATCAGAATGCGTATACGACGGCATCGCCCGGACCAGGTGGAATCTCGATCTTCCCGATCACCTACAGCACGTCCGGCGGAAGTGAGTCGGTTGCACTGGGTACGGCGTCGAACGTGAACATCGGGAACAGCCCGGTTGGGATCATTGCGAGCAAGTACAACCACTTCGTGTACGTGGTTGATGCGGAGACTCCGAGTGGAGCATCTCCGATCGGCGAGATTCTCGGCTTCTCCGAGAATACATCGACGGGTGCTTTGACTCCGCTCTCCGGGGTAAACATCACAAGCAATCTACAGACGGTTACCGGCCTTCCTACCGCAACGGGCTATACGGCCGGTGTAACACCGAGTGCGATCGCTGAGAACCCCCTGTCGACCTTCGTCTATGTTACGGACAAGGTCTCCAACCAGCTGATCGGCTATATTGTTCAGGCAGATGGTTCCCTGGTAGCGATGGTGAATGGACCGTTCACGACGGGCCAGTATCCTGTCGCCATTACGATCGATCCTCGTGGCGCTTATCTGTATGTCGCAAACTTCAACGCGAGCACGCTCAGCGCCTATGCGATCAATACCGCAACGGGAACGCCGACGAACTCTGTCGGCGGAAGCACGGCGGTCGGGACGAATCCGGTTGGGGTTACGATCGAGCCTGCACTCGGCATCTATCTCTTCACGGCAAACCAGACGGACGGCACGGTCTCCGGCGAACAGTTGAGCCCGAATAACGGCGGATTGAAGTCGATCCAGAATACGCCGTTCCCTGCTTCGGGGCTGCCTACTGCGATCGTGTCGGTCGTGAACGGAGAGCACTTGACGTCCACTTCGGTGACCACACCGACGAACTAA
- a CDS encoding lactonase family protein — protein MAFVVSVAMGLGMTACGGGTIGYMWVLGTTTNSAATQETGQVVGFKIDDYTGNLTSAVGSPFASGGTNPVSIVVKSGGRYVFVINQGVPGSSTTCTEGSTGGVDGNIQLFSVGGDGTLTSQTSYTSQGCIPVWAATDSTGSYLYVLDQRSPAYGTQTTDSSGATVTDLNGSITVFSIASDTGRLSLVTNAQVQNKNGTQLSYFEVGPTPVMMRVSSGGCLFTVDQGDHTVFPYTVGTAGQLTLTTNSTISVTGGTNTALLTSINTSGSYVYLTDSANNLILPYTVGSTCALNTLTGGSVANLALTSNPVYSFTDAKAKYLYVLNQSGTNSNVSNSTISAFTIDSITGKLQGISDSQNPYSVGSGPVCMVEDPTNQYVYTSNHTAGTVTGKIINQNTGQLSDLSRGATFPATGQATCMAVSGNVQ, from the coding sequence ATGGCCTTCGTAGTATCCGTAGCGATGGGGCTAGGCATGACGGCGTGCGGTGGCGGCACGATCGGTTACATGTGGGTTTTAGGGACTACAACTAACTCGGCTGCCACCCAGGAGACCGGTCAGGTCGTCGGTTTCAAGATCGATGACTACACGGGAAACCTGACATCGGCGGTGGGTTCTCCGTTTGCCTCGGGCGGGACGAATCCTGTCTCGATCGTGGTGAAGTCCGGCGGGCGCTACGTGTTCGTCATCAACCAGGGCGTACCGGGAAGTTCGACCACTTGCACGGAAGGCTCCACGGGCGGCGTTGACGGCAACATCCAGCTCTTCAGCGTGGGTGGCGACGGTACACTGACCTCGCAGACGAGCTACACTAGCCAGGGTTGTATCCCCGTGTGGGCCGCGACCGATAGTACGGGAAGCTATCTGTATGTTCTGGACCAGCGCTCTCCGGCTTACGGAACTCAAACCACGGATTCCAGTGGAGCTACGGTTACCGACCTCAATGGCTCGATCACGGTGTTTTCCATCGCGAGCGACACGGGCCGTCTGAGCCTGGTAACGAACGCACAGGTGCAGAACAAAAATGGGACGCAGCTCTCGTACTTCGAGGTTGGCCCGACGCCGGTCATGATGCGCGTCTCTTCGGGCGGATGCCTGTTCACGGTGGATCAGGGCGACCATACGGTGTTCCCGTACACAGTGGGCACGGCGGGCCAGTTGACGCTGACGACCAATTCGACGATTTCCGTAACTGGCGGTACGAATACGGCACTGCTGACCTCGATTAATACGAGCGGCAGCTATGTGTACCTGACGGATTCGGCAAATAACCTGATCCTTCCGTACACGGTAGGAAGCACCTGCGCATTGAATACGCTGACCGGCGGATCGGTGGCGAATTTGGCGCTGACTTCGAACCCGGTGTATTCGTTCACGGACGCCAAGGCGAAGTACCTGTATGTTCTGAACCAGTCGGGGACGAACTCGAATGTGTCGAACAGCACGATCTCGGCATTCACAATCGATTCGATCACAGGAAAGCTACAGGGTATCTCTGACTCGCAAAACCCTTACTCTGTGGGCTCCGGTCCGGTTTGCATGGTCGAGGATCCGACCAATCAGTATGTCTATACCTCGAACCATACGGCAGGAACGGTGACGGGCAAGATCATCAACCAGAACACCGGTCAACTCTCAGACTTGTCGCGTGGGGCGACCTTCCCGGCAACGGGCCAGGCCACCTGCATGGCAGTCAGTGGAAACGTTCAGTAG